The following are encoded together in the Kineosporiaceae bacterium genome:
- the mshA gene encoding D-inositol-3-phosphate glycosyltransferase, with protein MLSVHTSPLEQPGTGDAGGLNVYVVETAKRLAARGTEVEIFTRATSSDAPSLTTLTDGVQVRHIVAGPFEGLSKNDLPGQLCAFAAGVMRVEARQEPGWYGLIHSHYWLSGQVGWLAADRWQTPLVHSMHTMAKVKNAALAEGDTPEPPVRIIGEQQVVDAADRLIANTRSEAGELIELYGADPARVAVVPPGVDLQVFTPGGPDGRIVARRGLGLDPDAQVILFVGRIQPLKAPDVLVRAAAELRAADAAAAQATGRREPRRLVLAIVGGPSGTGLEHPEELAELTAALGLDDVVRFHPPAGRAVLAQWYRAADLVAVPSYNESFGLVAVEAQACGTPVVAAAVGGLRTAVDHTRSGLLVDGHDPRVWAATLRGLLDDPARRRAMACSAVHHAASFSWDATVEALLDVYCAAVRDHRRQLAELLELVALTDDALSDGALSHGALSDGALAGADPMVGVR; from the coding sequence ATGCTGTCGGTGCACACCTCGCCGTTGGAGCAGCCGGGTACCGGTGACGCCGGGGGCCTGAACGTGTACGTGGTCGAGACCGCCAAGCGGCTCGCCGCCCGGGGCACCGAGGTCGAGATCTTCACCCGCGCCACCAGCAGTGATGCCCCCTCGTTGACGACCCTGACGGACGGCGTCCAGGTGCGGCACATCGTGGCCGGCCCCTTCGAGGGGTTGTCCAAGAACGATCTGCCCGGGCAGCTGTGTGCCTTCGCGGCGGGGGTGATGCGGGTCGAGGCCCGCCAGGAGCCGGGCTGGTACGGCCTGATCCACTCGCACTACTGGCTCTCGGGGCAGGTCGGCTGGCTGGCGGCCGACCGCTGGCAGACGCCCTTGGTGCACAGCATGCACACCATGGCCAAGGTGAAGAACGCCGCCCTGGCCGAGGGCGACACCCCCGAGCCGCCGGTGCGGATCATCGGGGAGCAACAGGTCGTGGACGCCGCCGACCGGCTGATCGCCAACACCCGCTCCGAGGCCGGCGAGCTGATCGAGCTGTACGGCGCCGACCCGGCCCGGGTGGCGGTGGTGCCGCCGGGGGTCGACCTGCAGGTGTTCACCCCGGGGGGGCCGGACGGCCGGATCGTGGCCCGACGCGGGCTCGGGCTGGACCCCGACGCGCAGGTGATCCTCTTCGTGGGGCGCATCCAGCCGCTCAAGGCGCCGGATGTCCTGGTGCGCGCTGCCGCCGAGCTGCGCGCCGCCGACGCGGCGGCTGCCCAGGCCACCGGACGGCGTGAGCCGCGTCGGCTGGTGCTCGCCATCGTGGGCGGGCCGAGCGGCACCGGGCTGGAGCACCCCGAGGAGTTGGCCGAGCTCACCGCCGCCCTCGGCCTGGACGACGTGGTGCGCTTCCACCCGCCGGCGGGGCGCGCCGTCCTGGCGCAGTGGTACCGGGCCGCCGACCTGGTCGCGGTGCCCTCGTACAACGAGTCGTTCGGGCTGGTGGCGGTCGAGGCGCAGGCCTGCGGCACCCCGGTGGTCGCGGCGGCGGTGGGTGGCCTGCGCACCGCCGTCGACCACACCCGCTCGGGACTGCTGGTCGACGGGCACGACCCCCGAGTGTGGGCCGCGACCCTGCGTGGCCTGTTGGACGATCCGGCGCGACGTCGCGCGATGGCCTGCAGCGCCGTCCACCACGCGGCGTCCTTCAGTTGGGACGCCACGGTCGAGGCCCTGCTCGACGTGTACTGCGCGGCCGTGCGTGACCACCGGCGGCAGCTCGCCGAGCTGCTCGAGCTGGTAGCTCTGACCGACGATGCCCTGAGCGACGGGGCACTGAGCCACGGGGCGCTGAGCGACGGTGCCCTGGCCGGTGCCGATCCGATGGTGGGGGTGCGATGA
- a CDS encoding 3-keto-5-aminohexanoate cleavage protein: protein MVNGVRRRLRRQSSRTRQSPETRLIDRRSSRSAAGVDASLRHSLGSVSLSPNPVSIANRTLITVAPTGAETDKADAPALPVTLAELVQTAVACQAAGAALIHVHIRDDAGRPSLDLARLTDTVAALREATSLVVQLSTGGSVHDPLGHRLGVLDAAPDSCSLTCGTVNFGDQVFLNPWPFMVDLYRAAQEARVVPEFELFDLGHIASLRRLIDLCGLPYGGRVHCDLVLGVPGAAPATGAALATMAAALQAQVPEVTSWSATGVGRSSLTVMPGALSLGGHLRVGMEDTLTYAKGRPVASNAELVERAASLASIVQRPAMSPDDARALLAIRPAA, encoded by the coding sequence ATGGTGAACGGGGTCAGGCGGCGTCTCAGGAGGCAATCGTCGCGGACGCGACAATCTCCTGAAACGCGCCTCATCGACCGAAGGTCTTCCCGTTCGGCGGCTGGTGTCGACGCTTCGCTGCGTCATAGCCTGGGCAGCGTGAGCCTTTCGCCGAATCCCGTCTCGATCGCGAACCGCACCCTGATCACGGTCGCGCCCACCGGGGCCGAGACCGACAAGGCGGACGCTCCGGCGCTGCCGGTGACCCTGGCCGAGTTGGTCCAGACGGCTGTCGCGTGTCAGGCGGCCGGTGCCGCGTTGATTCATGTGCACATCCGGGACGACGCGGGGAGGCCGTCGCTCGACCTGGCGCGGTTGACCGACACCGTGGCGGCGCTGCGGGAGGCGACCTCGCTCGTCGTCCAACTCTCGACCGGGGGCAGCGTGCACGACCCGCTCGGTCACCGGCTCGGCGTGCTCGACGCCGCCCCGGACTCGTGCTCGCTCACGTGTGGCACGGTCAACTTCGGTGACCAGGTGTTCCTGAATCCGTGGCCGTTCATGGTGGACCTGTACCGGGCGGCGCAGGAGGCCCGGGTGGTACCCGAGTTCGAGCTGTTCGATCTGGGCCACATTGCCTCGCTGCGCCGGCTGATCGATCTGTGTGGGCTGCCCTACGGCGGCCGGGTGCACTGCGACCTGGTGCTCGGGGTGCCCGGGGCGGCGCCGGCCACGGGCGCGGCGCTCGCCACGATGGCTGCTGCGCTGCAGGCCCAGGTTCCCGAGGTGACGTCCTGGTCGGCGACGGGTGTCGGCCGTAGTTCGCTCACGGTGATGCCGGGCGCGCTGTCGCTGGGTGGCCACCTGCGCGTGGGCATGGAGGACACGCTCACCTACGCGAAGGGTCGCCCGGTGGCCTCGAACGCCGAACTCGTCGAGCGGGCAGCGAGTTTGGCATCGATCGTGCAGCGCCCCGCGATGAGTCCGGACGACGCCCGCGCGCTGCTCGCGATCCGTCCGGCGGCCTGA
- a CDS encoding phosphoglyceromutase, producing MTYTLVLLRHGESDWNAKNLFTGWVDVPLSDKGRAEAEAGGRMLVEAGVLPDVLHTSLLRRAIVTAQLALDVADRHWIPVTRSWRLNERHYGALQGKNKKQTMEEFGEEQFMLWRRSYDTPPPPIAADDEFAQTGDPRYADLGAELPATECLKDVVARMLPYWESAVIPDLKAGKVVMLAAHGNSLRALVKHLDGISDADIAALNIPTGIPLLYELDENFAPITRGGRYLDPEAAAKAAAAVASQGR from the coding sequence ATGACCTACACCCTCGTGCTGTTGCGCCATGGCGAGAGCGACTGGAACGCCAAGAACCTGTTCACCGGTTGGGTCGATGTGCCCCTGTCCGACAAGGGTCGGGCCGAGGCCGAGGCCGGTGGACGCATGCTGGTCGAGGCGGGGGTGTTGCCGGACGTGCTGCACACCTCGCTGTTGCGCCGGGCGATCGTGACCGCCCAGCTCGCCCTGGACGTGGCCGACCGGCACTGGATCCCGGTGACCCGGTCCTGGCGACTCAACGAGCGGCACTACGGCGCGCTGCAGGGCAAGAACAAGAAGCAGACGATGGAGGAGTTCGGCGAGGAGCAGTTCATGCTCTGGCGCCGCAGCTACGACACCCCGCCGCCACCGATCGCCGCGGACGACGAGTTCGCCCAGACCGGTGACCCGCGCTACGCCGACCTCGGCGCCGAGCTGCCCGCCACCGAGTGCCTGAAGGACGTCGTGGCCCGGATGCTGCCCTACTGGGAGTCGGCGGTGATCCCCGACCTGAAGGCAGGCAAGGTGGTCATGCTGGCCGCTCACGGCAACTCGCTGCGCGCTCTGGTCAAGCACCTGGACGGCATCAGTGACGCCGACATCGCCGCGCTGAACATTCCGACCGGTATCCCGCTGCTCTACGAGCTGGACGAGAACTTCGCCCCGATCACCAGGGGTGGGCGCTACCTCGACCCCGAGGCCGCCGCCAAGGCTGCCGCGGCCGTCGCCAGCCAGGGCCGCTAG
- a CDS encoding asparaginase: MVHALLAHVVRSGFVESEHHGTAVALDAAGAAVVERGDATSPMFPRSANKPLQAVAMLRGGLDLDGHLLALASASHNGEHFHRDGVRRILASAALPAEALQTPPDLPAGDVEALLWRRAGRAPTAIAHNCSGKHAAMLSTCVINGWPTDTYREPDHPLQRLISDTVAELTGEPVTAVGVDGCGAPVLAVSALGLARGYARLCTAADGSPEQRVVRAIRTHPEWLAGTGRDATRMMRAVPGLIAKDGAEAVFAAGLPDGRAAVVKIADGAERASGPVLAALLRRLGVDDGALDWLREAPVIGGGRRVGQLEVVDL; encoded by the coding sequence ATGGTTCACGCGCTGCTGGCACACGTCGTCCGCTCGGGATTCGTCGAGAGCGAGCATCACGGCACCGCGGTGGCCCTCGATGCCGCCGGCGCAGCTGTCGTCGAGCGGGGGGACGCGACGTCCCCGATGTTCCCGCGGTCGGCGAACAAGCCGTTGCAGGCGGTCGCGATGCTTCGCGGTGGGCTCGACCTGGACGGCCACCTGCTCGCCCTCGCCTCGGCCAGTCACAACGGCGAGCACTTCCACCGCGACGGAGTGCGCCGGATCCTGGCCAGCGCCGCCCTTCCAGCCGAGGCGCTGCAGACCCCGCCCGACCTGCCGGCGGGGGACGTCGAAGCGCTCCTGTGGCGTCGCGCTGGCCGCGCGCCCACAGCCATCGCGCACAACTGCTCCGGCAAGCACGCCGCGATGCTGTCGACCTGCGTGATCAACGGCTGGCCGACGGACACCTACCGTGAGCCGGACCACCCGCTGCAGCGCCTGATCAGCGACACGGTGGCCGAGCTGACCGGCGAGCCGGTGACAGCCGTCGGTGTCGACGGCTGCGGCGCCCCGGTGCTGGCGGTCTCGGCCCTGGGCCTGGCCCGGGGGTATGCACGCCTGTGCACCGCCGCCGACGGCAGTCCCGAGCAGCGCGTCGTGCGGGCGATCCGTACCCACCCGGAGTGGCTCGCCGGCACCGGCCGGGACGCCACCCGGATGATGCGCGCCGTCCCCGGTCTGATCGCCAAGGACGGCGCCGAGGCCGTGTTCGCCGCCGGACTACCCGACGGCCGGGCCGCCGTCGTGAAGATCGCGGACGGCGCCGAGCGGGCGAGCGGGCCGGTGCTGGCCGCGTTGCTGCGTCGCCTCGGCGTCGACGACGGCGCCCTGGATTGGCTCCGTGAGGCGCCGGTGATCGGTGGGGGCCGGCGGGTGGGACAGCTCGAGGTCGTCGACCTCTGA
- a CDS encoding RtcB family protein: MSFVEVPGVRVPIRMWADPNQVEDAAMRQLRNVTSLPWVHGLAVMPDVHYGKGATVGSVIAMREAISPAAVGVDIGCGMAAVRTSLTAADLPGDLSRLRTAIEAAIPVGFAGHAEPVDVARLRPLGGDPATTADWDRFWAGFDDLDASVTHQRAKARAQLGSLGGGNHFIEVCLEVGARDEAGVPIDEGAAPVWLMLHSGSRGIGNLLAQAHIERAMTLPHNADLPDRDLSVFVADTPQMAAYRRDLFWAQDYARRNRAVMLALLTGVVRDFFAASKQKRAGGRRGLAVGFGEPISCHHNYVSEEVHDGVEVLVTRKGAIRAGSGELGIIPGSMGTGSYIVRGLGNPASFCSASHGAGRRMSRNKARKTFTEADLATQTAGVECRKDRGVVDEIPGAYKDVRAVIAAQSDLVEVVHQLRQVVCVKG; the protein is encoded by the coding sequence ATGTCGTTCGTCGAGGTGCCCGGAGTTCGGGTACCGATCCGCATGTGGGCCGACCCGAACCAGGTCGAGGACGCCGCGATGCGCCAGCTGCGCAACGTCACCTCGCTGCCCTGGGTTCACGGTCTGGCCGTGATGCCCGACGTGCACTACGGCAAGGGCGCCACCGTCGGGTCGGTGATCGCGATGCGTGAGGCCATCAGTCCCGCCGCGGTCGGGGTGGACATCGGGTGCGGCATGGCGGCGGTGCGCACCTCGCTGACCGCCGCCGACCTGCCCGGTGACCTGTCGCGGTTGCGGACGGCGATCGAAGCGGCGATCCCGGTCGGGTTCGCCGGCCATGCCGAGCCGGTGGACGTCGCGCGGTTGCGTCCGCTGGGCGGCGACCCGGCGACCACCGCCGACTGGGACCGGTTCTGGGCCGGCTTCGACGACCTGGACGCCTCGGTCACCCACCAGCGGGCCAAGGCGCGCGCGCAGCTGGGCAGCCTCGGCGGGGGCAACCACTTCATCGAGGTCTGCCTCGAGGTGGGTGCCCGCGACGAGGCCGGCGTGCCGATCGACGAGGGCGCAGCCCCGGTCTGGCTGATGCTGCACTCGGGCTCGCGCGGCATCGGCAACCTGCTGGCCCAGGCTCACATCGAGCGGGCGATGACGTTGCCACACAACGCCGATCTGCCCGATCGGGACCTGTCGGTGTTCGTCGCCGACACCCCACAGATGGCCGCCTACCGGCGTGACCTGTTCTGGGCGCAGGACTATGCCCGGCGCAACCGTGCGGTGATGCTCGCGCTGTTGACGGGCGTTGTCCGGGACTTCTTCGCGGCCTCGAAGCAGAAGCGAGCGGGCGGCCGGCGCGGTCTGGCGGTCGGCTTCGGCGAGCCGATCTCGTGCCATCACAACTACGTGTCCGAGGAGGTGCACGACGGCGTCGAGGTGCTGGTGACCCGCAAGGGCGCGATCCGGGCCGGGTCCGGCGAGCTGGGGATCATCCCCGGATCGATGGGCACCGGGTCGTACATCGTCCGCGGGCTGGGCAACCCGGCCTCGTTCTGCTCGGCCTCGCACGGCGCGGGGCGGCGGATGAGCCGCAACAAGGCCCGCAAGACCTTCACCGAGGCCGACCTGGCGACGCAGACCGCGGGCGTGGAGTGCCGCAAGGACCGGGGCGTGGTCGACGAGATCCCCGGTGCGTACAAGGACGTGCGCGCGGTGATCGCCGCCCAGTCCGACCTGGTCGAGGTGGTGCACCAGCTGCGTCAGGTGGTCTGCGTCAAGGGCTGA
- a CDS encoding aerial mycelium formation protein — translation MTEYMVGGRRRIDRVLAPDYLEGIDQFDMDELRARKTEAEQEETDLSYARRLLQGRLDILRAEQEARARGESGMAGRPPGQSTDAELAERLAKALADPPRQSRGLGRHLSALLPSRIGENRREAERAVSDVGGSDLAHLGEPELRGAIDHLADVEARLSRSRRQVQNVVDRLTGEIARRYQAGHVPIALP, via the coding sequence ATGACCGAGTACATGGTGGGTGGACGCCGCCGGATCGACCGCGTCCTGGCCCCGGACTACCTCGAGGGCATCGACCAGTTCGACATGGACGAACTCCGGGCACGCAAGACCGAGGCCGAGCAGGAGGAGACCGACCTGTCCTACGCCCGCAGGCTGCTGCAGGGTCGGCTCGACATCCTGCGCGCCGAGCAGGAGGCCCGCGCGCGTGGTGAGAGCGGCATGGCCGGCCGTCCGCCCGGGCAGTCGACGGACGCCGAGCTGGCCGAGCGCCTCGCCAAGGCGCTGGCCGACCCGCCGCGGCAGAGTCGCGGGTTGGGGCGTCACCTGTCCGCCCTGCTCCCGAGCCGCATCGGTGAGAACCGGCGCGAGGCCGAGCGGGCGGTCTCCGACGTCGGTGGCTCCGACCTGGCCCACCTCGGCGAACCGGAACTGCGCGGGGCGATCGACCACCTCGCGGACGTCGAGGCACGGCTGAGCCGCTCTCGTCGCCAGGTGCAGAACGTGGTCGATCGGCTGACCGGTGAGATCGCCCGGCGCTACCAGGCCGGGCACGTCCCGATCGCCCTGCCCTGA
- a CDS encoding DUF2516 family protein: MGDLQLYVLWGLGVVAFGAEVYALVDAARTRADAFPVAGKLSKPKWLSILGVATAVGFLALPGGFMTILNFLPIIAFAAAAVYLADVRPAVRQIRGGGGQPGPYGPW, encoded by the coding sequence ATGGGTGACTTGCAGCTGTACGTCTTGTGGGGCTTGGGCGTCGTGGCGTTCGGCGCCGAGGTCTACGCCCTCGTGGATGCGGCCCGCACCCGCGCCGACGCCTTTCCGGTCGCCGGCAAGTTGAGCAAGCCCAAGTGGCTCAGCATCCTGGGTGTCGCCACGGCCGTGGGGTTCCTGGCGCTGCCGGGTGGTTTCATGACCATTCTCAACTTCCTGCCGATCATCGCCTTCGCGGCCGCGGCGGTGTACCTCGCCGATGTGCGCCCCGCCGTCCGGCAGATCCGCGGGGGTGGCGGGCAGCCCGGCCCGTACGGCCCGTGGTGA
- a CDS encoding D-tyrosyl-tRNA(Tyr) deacylase, producing MRAVVQRVSRARVSVAGEVIGAIERPGLAVLVGVTHTDGAAQAQTLARKIAGLRILRDERSVLDDAAPVLVVSQFTLYADVAKGRRPSWSAAAPGPVAEPLVEAFAAALREQGVEVATGRFGADMAVELVNDGPVTLMVEV from the coding sequence ATGCGAGCGGTGGTGCAGCGGGTCAGCCGGGCCCGGGTCAGCGTGGCCGGTGAGGTGATCGGGGCCATCGAGCGACCGGGGCTGGCGGTGCTGGTCGGCGTGACCCACACCGACGGCGCTGCGCAGGCGCAGACCCTGGCCCGCAAGATCGCCGGGCTCCGCATCCTGCGCGATGAGCGCAGCGTGCTGGACGACGCTGCGCCCGTGCTCGTGGTGAGCCAGTTCACGCTCTACGCCGATGTCGCCAAGGGACGCCGCCCCTCCTGGTCGGCCGCCGCGCCCGGCCCGGTGGCCGAACCCCTGGTCGAGGCGTTCGCTGCCGCCCTGCGCGAGCAGGGAGTCGAGGTGGCGACGGGACGATTCGGTGCCGACATGGCCGTCGAGCTGGTCAACGACGGCCCGGTGACCCTGATGGTGGAGGTGTGA
- a CDS encoding class I SAM-dependent methyltransferase → MSGRGRAPGRAATRPQGTITRGTTNPNRLRRIDRWLAGPGAGRRLRTAADPVVVDLGYGATPITAVELLARLRAVRTEVEVVGIEIDPSRVEAAQPLAGNGLSFTRGGFEVPLPAGRRPVVIRALNVLRQYDEHQVDAAWASLCSRLAPGGLVVEGTCDEVGRRATWVALEADGPRSLTLSTRLAGLDRPGELAERLPKALIHRNVPGEPIHAFLQALDDAWTRHAHLAGFGARQRWAAMAAAARRAGWPLLDGPTRWRLGELTVAWPAVAPSRSAHGGGV, encoded by the coding sequence GTGAGCGGTCGCGGACGCGCACCGGGGCGGGCAGCCACCCGCCCGCAGGGCACGATCACCCGGGGTACCACCAACCCCAATCGGCTGCGCCGCATCGACCGATGGCTGGCCGGCCCCGGCGCCGGGCGCCGACTGCGGACGGCGGCCGACCCGGTGGTGGTCGACCTCGGCTACGGCGCCACCCCGATCACCGCGGTCGAGCTGCTGGCCCGGCTGCGCGCCGTCCGGACCGAGGTCGAGGTGGTGGGCATCGAGATCGATCCCTCCCGCGTCGAGGCCGCGCAGCCGCTGGCGGGCAACGGCTTGAGCTTCACCCGAGGTGGGTTCGAGGTGCCGCTGCCGGCAGGTCGGCGCCCGGTGGTGATCCGCGCCCTGAACGTGTTGCGCCAGTACGACGAGCACCAGGTGGACGCCGCGTGGGCGTCGCTGTGCTCACGGCTGGCGCCCGGCGGGCTGGTCGTCGAGGGCACCTGCGACGAGGTCGGACGTCGCGCGACCTGGGTGGCCCTCGAGGCCGACGGACCGAGATCGCTCACCCTGTCGACCCGGCTGGCCGGTCTCGACCGCCCCGGTGAATTGGCCGAACGGCTGCCCAAGGCGCTGATCCATCGCAACGTGCCGGGCGAGCCGATCCACGCTTTCTTGCAGGCCCTGGACGACGCCTGGACCCGTCACGCGCACCTGGCCGGTTTCGGTGCGCGCCAGCGCTGGGCGGCCATGGCGGCCGCCGCGCGCCGCGCCGGATGGCCGCTGCTGGACGGCCCGACACGCTGGCGCCTGGGAGAACTGACGGTTGCCTGGCCGGCGGTCGCTCCGTCACGGTCGGCTCACGGTGGCGGTGTCTGA
- a CDS encoding O-acetyl-ADP-ribose deacetylase, translating to MRIEVVPGDITTQQVDVIVNAANSSLLGGGGVDGAIHAAAGPGLLEECREVRRTRFPQGLPVGEAVATGSGDLPARWVVHTVGPNRHRGQRDPALLTSCFRVSLIRAAELGAVSVAFPAISAGVYGWDVDQVASIAVRTIRAVDVAQEASSVELVRLVPFGEKATAAFSAALTALDHT from the coding sequence GTGCGGATCGAGGTCGTCCCCGGGGACATCACGACCCAGCAGGTCGACGTGATCGTCAACGCGGCCAACTCCTCCCTGTTGGGCGGGGGCGGGGTGGACGGCGCGATCCACGCCGCCGCCGGCCCCGGTCTGCTCGAGGAGTGCCGGGAGGTGCGCCGAACCCGCTTCCCCCAGGGGCTGCCGGTCGGCGAGGCGGTCGCCACGGGTTCGGGTGACCTGCCGGCCCGATGGGTGGTGCACACGGTCGGGCCGAACCGGCATCGCGGCCAGCGGGACCCGGCGCTGCTCACCTCCTGCTTTCGGGTCAGCCTGATCCGGGCTGCGGAGCTCGGCGCGGTCTCGGTGGCCTTCCCGGCGATCAGCGCCGGCGTGTACGGCTGGGACGTCGATCAGGTGGCCTCGATCGCGGTGCGCACCATCCGAGCGGTGGACGTCGCCCAGGAGGCGTCCTCGGTCGAGCTCGTACGGCTCGTCCCGTTCGGGGAGAAGGCCACCGCCGCCTTCAGCGCGGCACTGACAGCACTCGACCACACGTAG
- a CDS encoding YbjN domain-containing protein — protein MTAAARAERTAAARAVVEAWLAGSGLEHELGARTGEYVVKLPGETKLATTASVLVGDQSLSVSAFVVRRPDENHEAFYRWLLARNLRLPGVAFALDALGDVFLVGKLPLDAVTDEAIDHLLGAVLTVADSSFNDLLVLGFLESMRREWRWRIDRGESTRNLDAFKHLLQDAAPEPSGQSASPGERETHTTISDTPPNG, from the coding sequence ATGACCGCGGCGGCCCGAGCCGAACGGACGGCCGCTGCGCGGGCCGTGGTCGAGGCATGGCTGGCCGGCTCCGGGTTGGAGCACGAGCTCGGCGCACGGACGGGGGAGTACGTCGTCAAGCTGCCGGGCGAGACCAAGTTGGCCACCACCGCCTCCGTGCTGGTGGGCGATCAGTCGTTGTCGGTCTCGGCGTTCGTGGTGCGGCGTCCGGACGAGAACCACGAGGCGTTCTACCGTTGGCTGCTGGCGCGCAACCTGCGCCTGCCGGGTGTCGCCTTTGCGCTCGATGCCCTGGGGGACGTGTTCCTGGTCGGCAAGCTGCCGCTGGACGCGGTCACCGACGAGGCGATCGATCACCTGTTGGGTGCGGTGCTGACGGTGGCCGACTCCTCGTTCAACGACCTGTTGGTGTTGGGCTTCCTGGAGTCGATGCGGCGCGAATGGCGCTGGCGCATCGATCGCGGCGAGTCCACCCGCAACCTGGACGCCTTCAAACACCTCCTGCAGGATGCCGCCCCCGAGCCGTCGGGTCAGAGCGCGTCACCAGGTGAGAGAGAGACCCACACCACGATCAGCGATACGCCCCCGAACGGGTGA
- a CDS encoding helix-turn-helix transcriptional regulator, producing the protein MDAVASISEKVGDLGDYLREQREGAKLSVRQLATLAGVSNPYLSQIERGLRKPSAEVLQQIAKGLRISAEALYVRAGILDGEGRPDVEAAIGADPALTDRQRRALLDIYTSFCAENARVGLDAAPPARRPLARRMARTATSKASATKASAAEAATTKTPAAKTATAKRATVKSSVTAKPVTAKPVTAKSSATKTPATKRAATTRAASKTAAKKATTKAGAPKTSRTAKTQQNPSSDG; encoded by the coding sequence ATGGATGCTGTGGCAAGCATCTCGGAGAAGGTCGGCGACCTCGGTGACTACCTGCGCGAGCAGCGGGAGGGTGCCAAGTTGTCGGTGCGTCAGCTCGCCACCCTCGCCGGGGTGAGCAACCCCTACCTGAGCCAGATCGAGCGGGGTCTGCGCAAGCCGTCGGCGGAGGTGTTGCAGCAGATCGCCAAGGGGCTGCGGATCTCGGCCGAGGCGCTCTACGTGCGGGCCGGCATCCTGGACGGCGAGGGCCGCCCGGACGTCGAGGCCGCCATCGGCGCCGACCCGGCACTGACCGACCGGCAGCGCCGCGCGCTGCTCGACATCTACACCTCCTTCTGTGCCGAGAACGCCCGGGTGGGTCTGGACGCCGCGCCGCCGGCTCGTCGTCCGCTCGCTCGGCGGATGGCCCGAACCGCCACGTCGAAGGCCTCGGCCACCAAGGCCTCGGCGGCCGAGGCCGCGACAACGAAGACTCCGGCGGCCAAGACCGCGACCGCGAAGCGGGCGACCGTCAAGTCCTCCGTGACCGCGAAGCCCGTGACCGCGAAGCCCGTGACCGCCAAGAGCTCGGCCACCAAGACCCCGGCCACCAAGCGTGCGGCCACGACCCGTGCGGCGAGCAAGACCGCTGCGAAGAAGGCGACGACCAAGGCCGGCGCTCCCAAGACATCAAGAACTGCCAAGACCCAACAGAACCCGTCCTCCGACGGGTGA
- a CDS encoding histidine phosphatase family protein — MELVLVRHGQSGNNLLWQQTGSSRGRSPDPELTELGHEQARAVARALADNEFAVTPTHLYTSLMTRAVQTTAPIAAALDLSAVGHEHIFEYYGPVVIDPDDPQRLTPHPGAARDALAAWCDRLVLPDSATEAGWWGGPVEDRETCAERARDVVRQLTADHDADDVVVLVTHGTFSQYLIQAALGVESMTGWLAIDNTGVSRFRFLDGVTLASWINRTTHLSPDQLSD, encoded by the coding sequence GTGGAGCTCGTCCTCGTCCGGCACGGCCAGTCCGGCAACAACCTGCTGTGGCAGCAGACCGGGTCGAGTCGGGGTCGTTCACCCGACCCGGAGCTGACCGAACTGGGGCACGAACAGGCCCGTGCCGTGGCTCGAGCGTTGGCCGACAACGAGTTCGCCGTCACACCCACCCACCTCTACACCAGCCTGATGACCCGGGCGGTGCAGACCACGGCCCCGATCGCGGCGGCGCTCGACCTGTCGGCCGTCGGTCATGAGCACATCTTCGAGTACTACGGCCCCGTGGTGATAGACCCCGACGACCCACAGCGCCTCACCCCGCACCCCGGCGCTGCGCGGGATGCGCTCGCCGCATGGTGCGATCGACTGGTGCTGCCCGACAGCGCCACCGAGGCCGGGTGGTGGGGTGGGCCGGTGGAGGATCGCGAGACCTGCGCCGAGCGGGCGCGCGACGTCGTCCGGCAGTTGACCGCCGATCATGACGCGGACGACGTGGTGGTGCTGGTCACCCACGGCACCTTCAGCCAGTACCTGATCCAGGCCGCACTCGGGGTCGAGTCGATGACCGGCTGGCTGGCCATCGACAACACCGGGGTCTCGCGATTCCGGTTCCTCGACGGGGTCACCCTGGCCTCGTGGATCAACCGCACCACCCACCTGAGCCCCGATCAGCTCAGCGACTGA